A part of Magnetospirillum sp. ME-1 genomic DNA contains:
- the rbfA gene encoding 30S ribosome-binding factor RbfA, whose product MSRGAKPPSQRQLRVGEELRHAIAMVIERGEFRDPDLQNRAITVTEVKVSPDLRNATVFLVPLGGGEVKPILEGMKRAKAFLRHEIARMVELRAVPDLWFQEDTTFDTASRIDSILNSPEVRRDIGHTAPAEDDFPSDEDDGQ is encoded by the coding sequence ATGAGCCGGGGTGCCAAGCCACCGTCCCAGCGCCAGCTTCGCGTCGGCGAGGAACTGCGCCACGCCATCGCCATGGTGATCGAGCGCGGCGAGTTCCGCGACCCCGATCTCCAGAACCGCGCCATCACCGTCACCGAGGTGAAGGTCAGCCCCGATCTGCGCAACGCCACCGTTTTCCTGGTTCCCCTGGGCGGCGGCGAGGTGAAGCCCATCCTGGAGGGCATGAAGCGCGCCAAGGCCTTCCTGCGCCACGAAATCGCCCGCATGGTCGAACTGCGCGCCGTGCCCGATCTGTGGTTCCAGGAAGACACCACCTTCGACACCGCGTCCCGAATCGATTCCATCCTCAACTCGCCGGAAGTCCGCCGCGACATCGGCCACACGGCCCCGGCCGAGGACGACTTCCCCTCCGACGAAGACGACGGGCAGTAA
- a CDS encoding 6-phosphofructokinase: MLHGKVLVAQGGGPTAVINQSMVGAVLESRKFRNVDLVYGAHHGVRGIVNEDFLDLTQETSHNLEMVAQTPSSALGSTRDKPDLKYCHEIFEVLKAHGIAYFFYIGGNDSSDTVRIVSEEARNAGYPLRCIHIPKTIDNDLVLNDHTPGFPSAARFVAQAFMGVNLDNAALRGVYLAVVMGRHAGFLTAASALGKKFPDDGPHLIYLPERVFKVDSFLADVKAAYDKYGRCVVALSEGIHDEAGAPIITKLAKATEQDAHGNIQLSGTGALSDLLCEEVRTKLGIKRVRGDTFGYLQRSFIGCVSDVDQREAREVGEKAVQFAMWGDRDGSVVIQRTGFYSVDYKLLPLEDVAGKTRVMEDHFIADSGTDVTDAFRMYLRPLLGSGMPDAFRLRLNSVPRILKR; this comes from the coding sequence ATGCTGCACGGCAAGGTTCTGGTGGCCCAGGGCGGCGGTCCCACGGCGGTGATCAACCAGTCCATGGTCGGCGCCGTCCTGGAATCCCGGAAGTTCCGCAACGTCGATCTGGTCTATGGCGCCCATCACGGGGTGCGGGGCATCGTCAACGAGGATTTCCTCGACCTCACCCAGGAGACCAGCCACAACCTGGAAATGGTGGCCCAGACCCCGTCCTCGGCCCTGGGCTCGACACGCGACAAGCCGGACCTCAAGTACTGCCACGAGATCTTCGAGGTCTTAAAGGCCCACGGCATCGCCTATTTCTTCTATATCGGCGGCAACGATTCGTCGGACACCGTGCGCATCGTCTCGGAGGAGGCGAGGAACGCCGGCTATCCGCTGCGCTGCATCCACATCCCCAAGACCATCGACAACGATCTGGTGTTGAACGACCACACGCCCGGTTTTCCCTCGGCGGCCCGCTTCGTCGCCCAGGCCTTCATGGGCGTCAACCTGGACAATGCGGCCCTGCGCGGTGTCTATCTGGCGGTGGTGATGGGCCGCCATGCCGGCTTCCTCACCGCGGCTTCCGCGCTGGGCAAGAAGTTTCCCGACGACGGCCCCCACCTGATCTACCTGCCCGAGCGCGTGTTCAAGGTGGACAGCTTCCTGGCCGACGTGAAGGCCGCCTACGACAAGTACGGCCGCTGCGTGGTCGCCCTGTCGGAGGGCATCCACGACGAGGCGGGCGCTCCCATCATCACCAAACTGGCCAAGGCCACCGAGCAGGACGCTCACGGCAACATCCAGCTGTCGGGCACTGGGGCGCTGTCCGACCTCCTGTGCGAGGAGGTCAGGACCAAGCTGGGCATCAAGCGGGTCAGGGGCGACACCTTCGGCTATCTCCAGCGCTCGTTCATCGGCTGCGTCTCCGACGTGGACCAGCGCGAGGCCCGCGAGGTGGGCGAAAAGGCGGTACAGTTCGCCATGTGGGGCGATCGGGACGGCTCGGTGGTCATCCAGCGCACCGGATTCTACTCGGTGGACTACAAGCTGCTGCCGCTGGAAGACGTGGCGGGCAAGACCCGGGTGATGGAGGACCACTTCATCGCGGACTCGGGCACCGACGTCACCGATGCCTTCCGCATGTATCTGCGCCCCCTGCTGGGCTCGGGCATGCCCGACGCCTTCCGCCTGCGCCTCAATTCGGTGCCAAGGATCCTGAAGCGCTGA
- the rimP gene encoding ribosome maturation factor RimP: MDLQSRLEALIAPSLDAMGYELVRVQLQGKQRLTLQIMADRKDGVMMAVDDCADISRSVSALLDVEDPISAAYTLEVSSPGIDRPLTRAKDFVAWAGFEAKMESCQPIDGRKRFRGKLLGLDETGAFVRLAVETGEVTIPLADVRGAKLVLTDELIAATMQDQEE; this comes from the coding sequence ATGGATCTTCAAAGCCGTTTGGAGGCCCTGATCGCGCCGTCACTGGACGCCATGGGGTACGAGCTGGTGCGGGTGCAGCTGCAGGGTAAGCAGCGGCTCACGCTTCAGATCATGGCGGATCGCAAGGACGGCGTGATGATGGCCGTGGACGATTGTGCCGACATCAGCCGCTCGGTTTCGGCCCTCTTGGATGTGGAGGACCCCATCTCGGCGGCCTACACCCTCGAGGTGAGCTCGCCGGGCATCGACCGTCCGCTGACCCGGGCCAAGGACTTCGTCGCGTGGGCGGGGTTCGAGGCCAAGATGGAATCGTGCCAGCCCATCGACGGGCGCAAGCGGTTCCGGGGCAAGCTGCTGGGTCTGGACGAGACGGGCGCTTTCGTGCGCCTTGCCGTCGAGACGGGCGAAGTAACCATTCCGCTGGCCGATGTTCGCGGCGCCAAGCTGGTGCTGACCGACGAACTGATCGCCGCGACCATGCAAGACCAGGAAGAGTGA
- a CDS encoding RNA-binding protein, translating into MADLPDEEEYDEGTGPQRRCVVTGQVRPKSELLRFAVAPDGTLFPDPGHELPGRGIWLSASRDVVNTAVAKRSFARAARRPVVVADGLADRIEALLARRCLDILGLARRAGQAVCGFEKVSAEIKSRRAALVLGARDAARDGRAKVQAMAPGVPVIELFDGAELGTVFGRDAAVHVCVSPGRLAQRLKDDAALLAGFRG; encoded by the coding sequence ATGGCCGATCTCCCCGACGAGGAAGAGTACGACGAGGGGACCGGACCCCAGCGCCGCTGCGTGGTCACCGGACAGGTCCGCCCCAAGTCGGAATTGCTGCGGTTCGCCGTGGCGCCCGATGGTACGCTGTTTCCAGACCCCGGCCATGAATTGCCGGGACGGGGAATCTGGTTGAGCGCCAGCCGGGATGTGGTAAATACGGCCGTGGCCAAACGGTCCTTCGCCCGGGCGGCCCGCCGCCCGGTCGTGGTTGCGGACGGTCTGGCCGACCGGATCGAAGCGCTGCTGGCGCGCCGTTGCCTGGATATCCTGGGCCTGGCGCGCCGCGCCGGTCAGGCGGTCTGTGGTTTCGAGAAGGTGAGCGCCGAGATCAAGTCTCGCCGCGCCGCCTTGGTTCTAGGGGCCCGCGACGCCGCCCGCGACGGGCGCGCCAAGGTCCAGGCCATGGCCCCCGGCGTGCCGGTGATCGAGCTTTTCGACGGGGCCGAGTTGGGCACCGTTTTTGGCCGCGACGCGGCCGTTCATGTCTGCGTGTCTCCGGGCAGGCTGGCGCAGCGTCTCAAGGATGACGCGGCGTTGCTTGCCGGTTTCCGTGGATGA
- the infB gene encoding translation initiation factor IF-2 gives MSDSQDQDRKAPLKLTQPGKLELKKTVETGQVRQSFSHGRSKVVTVEVRKKRTFSSAGGAMHEVKDGAHSVAEADLAAAVAKVEAASRAASAHDLTTGEKAARAKALQDALRHEEELRARAEEEAIRHAAEEEAARAAEEEAARLAEEEAAKRAAEPQPEPEPEQAVPAEAAAPAAAPAPAAPAAPAQPKPAVTAAAPASDAPAAPRGRTEEEEEEEERAKKRAAAHKPAPVKRTEPRRRTGKLTITDALTDDDRSERGRSLAAVKRARERERLKHMQKGSEKVIREVIVPESITVQELANRMAVRGADVIKCLMRLGVMATINQNIDADTAELVVTEFGHNMKRVSEADVLVGLEGEADTDEVLISRPPVVTVMGHVDHGKTSLLDALRATDVVSGEAGGITQHIGAYQVTMSSGDKITFIDTPGHEAFTAMRARGAKVTDIVVLVVAADDGIMPQTVEAIRHAKAAGVPIIVAINKIDKPDANPEKVRQELLQHELVTEELGGDVLAIEVSAKKRMNLEKLEEAILLQAEILDLKANPSRAAQGVVVEAKMEKGRGSVATVLVQKGTLKVGEVFVAGAEWGRVRALVDDHGNSIKEAGPSTPVEVLGLQGTPAAGDDFITVEDEARAREIAGYRSRMDREAKAKLAQRGTLEQMFSAIKSGEAQELPVVIKGDVQGSIEAISATLEKMGNENVKVRILHAAVGAINESDITLAKASNGLLIGFNVRANPQARDMARRDGVDIRYYSIIYDVTDDLKKMLSGMLAPELREKFLGYASIREVFNITKVGKVAGCMITEGIVKRGAKVRLLRDNVVIHTGDLGQLKRFKDDVKEVREGYECGMSFTNYEDIRVGDVIECFEIEEIAVTL, from the coding sequence ATGAGCGATTCCCAGGATCAAGACCGTAAGGCCCCGCTGAAGCTGACCCAGCCGGGTAAGCTGGAGCTGAAGAAGACCGTCGAGACCGGCCAGGTCCGGCAGAGCTTCTCCCATGGACGATCCAAGGTGGTGACCGTCGAGGTCCGCAAGAAGCGCACCTTCTCCAGCGCCGGCGGCGCCATGCACGAGGTCAAGGACGGCGCCCATTCGGTCGCCGAGGCCGATCTCGCTGCCGCCGTGGCCAAGGTGGAGGCCGCCTCGCGCGCCGCCAGCGCCCACGACCTGACCACCGGCGAGAAGGCCGCCCGCGCCAAGGCGCTGCAGGACGCTCTGCGCCACGAGGAAGAGCTCCGCGCCCGCGCCGAGGAAGAGGCCATCCGCCACGCCGCCGAGGAAGAGGCCGCCCGCGCCGCCGAGGAAGAGGCCGCCCGCCTCGCCGAGGAAGAGGCTGCCAAGCGCGCCGCCGAGCCCCAGCCCGAGCCCGAGCCGGAACAGGCCGTCCCGGCCGAGGCCGCCGCGCCTGCCGCCGCCCCGGCTCCCGCCGCCCCCGCCGCTCCGGCCCAGCCCAAGCCCGCCGTTACCGCCGCCGCTCCGGCCAGCGACGCGCCCGCCGCCCCGCGTGGCCGCACCGAGGAGGAGGAAGAGGAAGAGGAGCGCGCCAAGAAGCGTGCCGCCGCCCACAAGCCCGCCCCGGTCAAGCGCACCGAGCCGCGCCGGCGTACCGGCAAGCTGACCATCACCGACGCGCTCACCGACGACGACCGCTCCGAGCGCGGCCGGTCGCTGGCCGCCGTCAAGCGCGCCCGCGAGCGCGAGCGCCTCAAGCACATGCAGAAGGGCTCGGAAAAGGTCATCCGCGAGGTGATCGTGCCCGAAAGCATCACGGTCCAGGAGCTGGCAAACCGCATGGCGGTGCGCGGCGCCGACGTGATCAAGTGCCTGATGCGTCTCGGCGTGATGGCCACCATCAACCAGAACATCGATGCCGACACCGCCGAGCTGGTGGTGACCGAATTCGGCCACAACATGAAGCGCGTGTCCGAGGCCGACGTCCTGGTCGGCCTGGAGGGCGAGGCCGACACCGACGAGGTGCTGATCTCGCGGCCGCCGGTGGTCACCGTCATGGGCCACGTCGATCACGGCAAGACCTCGCTGCTCGACGCGCTGCGCGCCACCGACGTGGTGTCGGGCGAAGCCGGCGGCATCACCCAGCACATCGGCGCCTATCAGGTGACCATGAGCTCGGGCGACAAGATCACCTTCATCGACACTCCCGGCCACGAAGCCTTCACCGCCATGCGCGCCCGCGGCGCCAAGGTGACCGATATCGTGGTGCTGGTGGTGGCCGCCGACGACGGCATCATGCCGCAGACGGTGGAAGCCATCCGCCACGCCAAGGCCGCCGGCGTGCCGATCATCGTCGCCATCAACAAGATCGACAAGCCCGACGCCAATCCGGAAAAGGTCCGCCAGGAGCTGCTGCAGCACGAACTGGTGACCGAGGAACTGGGCGGCGACGTGCTGGCCATCGAGGTGTCCGCCAAGAAGCGCATGAACCTCGAGAAGCTGGAAGAAGCCATCCTGCTCCAGGCCGAAATCCTCGACCTCAAGGCCAATCCCAGCCGCGCCGCCCAGGGCGTCGTGGTCGAGGCCAAGATGGAAAAGGGCCGCGGCTCGGTGGCAACCGTGCTGGTCCAGAAGGGCACGCTCAAGGTGGGCGAGGTCTTCGTGGCCGGCGCCGAATGGGGCCGTGTGCGCGCCCTGGTGGACGATCACGGCAATTCCATCAAGGAAGCCGGTCCCTCCACTCCGGTCGAGGTGCTGGGTCTGCAGGGCACGCCTGCCGCCGGTGACGACTTCATCACCGTCGAGGACGAAGCCCGCGCCCGCGAGATCGCCGGCTACCGGAGCCGCATGGACCGCGAGGCCAAGGCCAAGCTGGCCCAGCGCGGCACGCTCGAGCAGATGTTCTCGGCCATCAAGTCGGGCGAGGCCCAGGAACTGCCCGTGGTCATCAAGGGCGACGTGCAGGGCTCCATCGAAGCCATCTCCGCCACGCTGGAGAAGATGGGCAACGAGAACGTCAAGGTGCGCATCCTGCATGCCGCCGTGGGCGCCATCAACGAGTCGGACATCACGCTGGCCAAGGCCTCCAACGGCCTCTTGATCGGCTTCAACGTCCGCGCCAATCCCCAGGCCCGCGACATGGCCCGGCGCGATGGCGTCGACATCCGCTACTACTCCATCATCTACGACGTCACCGACGACCTGAAGAAGATGCTGTCGGGCATGCTGGCGCCGGAACTGCGCGAGAAGTTCCTGGGCTACGCCAGCATCCGCGAGGTGTTCAACATCACCAAGGTCGGCAAGGTGGCGGGCTGCATGATCACCGAAGGCATCGTCAAGCGCGGCGCCAAGGTGCGCCTGCTGCGCGACAACGTGGTCATCCACACCGGCGATCTCGGCCAGCTCAAGCGCTTCAAGGACGACGTCAAGGAAGTGCGCGAGGGCTACGAGTGCGGCATGTCCTTCACCAATTACGAAGACATCCGCGTCGGCGACGTCATCGAATGCTTCGAGATCGAGGAGATCGCGGTCACCCTGTAA
- the nusA gene encoding transcription termination factor NusA, protein MERIAALPRPELLQVADAVARDKGIDRDEVLEAMEQAIQKAGRSKYGHEHDIRAHIDRKTGEIQLARYIEVVEEVENEATQQTLKQVLRKKPDAQIGDFLVDPLPPIDFGRIAAQTAKQVIVQKVRDAERQRQFNEYKDRVGEISNGLVKRVEFGNVIVDLGRAEALLRRDELIPRETFRTGDRVRAYIYDVRQEPRGPQIFLSRTHPIFMAKLFAQEVPEIYDGIIEIKAVARDPGSRAKIAVLSHDSSIDPVGACVGMRGSRVQAVVAELQGEKIDIIQWSPDVATFVVNGLAPAEVTKVVLDEEAGRIEVVVPDDQLSLAIGRRGQNVRLASQLTQWNIDILTEAEESERRTEEFRSRSNMFIQALDVDDVIAHLLVTEGFSSVEEVAYVPAEDIADIEGFDENVAEELQNRARNFLAEQDERYDQMRKDMGVSDEMAAIEGLAPSMLVKLGDKGIKTLDDLGDLAGDELLDILGKDAMSEDEANAVIMAARAHWFEDGK, encoded by the coding sequence ATGGAACGGATCGCCGCACTTCCCCGCCCCGAACTCCTTCAGGTGGCCGACGCCGTCGCCCGCGACAAGGGCATCGACCGCGACGAGGTTCTCGAAGCCATGGAGCAGGCCATTCAGAAGGCCGGTCGCTCCAAGTACGGCCACGAGCACGACATTCGCGCCCATATCGACCGCAAGACCGGCGAAATCCAGCTGGCCCGCTACATCGAAGTGGTCGAGGAGGTGGAGAACGAAGCCACCCAGCAGACCCTGAAGCAGGTGCTGAGGAAGAAGCCGGACGCCCAGATCGGCGATTTCCTGGTCGATCCGCTGCCGCCCATCGATTTCGGCCGCATCGCGGCCCAGACCGCCAAGCAGGTCATCGTCCAGAAGGTGCGCGACGCCGAGCGCCAGCGCCAGTTCAACGAATACAAGGACCGCGTCGGCGAGATCAGCAACGGCCTGGTCAAGCGCGTCGAGTTCGGCAACGTCATCGTCGATCTCGGCCGGGCCGAGGCTTTGCTCCGCCGTGACGAGCTGATCCCGCGCGAGACCTTCCGTACCGGCGACCGCGTGCGCGCCTATATCTACGACGTCCGCCAGGAGCCGCGCGGCCCGCAGATCTTCCTGTCGCGCACCCATCCCATCTTCATGGCCAAGCTGTTCGCCCAGGAAGTGCCGGAAATCTACGACGGCATCATCGAGATCAAGGCGGTGGCCCGTGATCCGGGCTCGCGCGCCAAGATCGCCGTGCTGTCCCACGATTCCTCCATCGACCCGGTGGGCGCCTGCGTCGGCATGCGCGGTAGCCGCGTCCAGGCGGTGGTGGCCGAGCTGCAGGGCGAGAAGATCGACATCATCCAGTGGTCGCCCGACGTCGCCACCTTCGTGGTGAACGGTCTGGCGCCCGCCGAGGTGACCAAGGTGGTGCTGGACGAGGAAGCCGGCCGCATCGAGGTGGTGGTGCCCGACGACCAGCTGTCGCTCGCCATCGGCCGTCGCGGCCAGAACGTGCGTCTGGCCAGCCAGCTGACCCAGTGGAACATCGACATCCTCACCGAGGCCGAGGAATCCGAGCGCCGCACCGAGGAATTCCGTTCGCGCTCCAACATGTTCATCCAGGCCCTGGACGTGGACGACGTCATCGCCCACCTGCTGGTGACCGAAGGCTTCTCGTCGGTGGAAGAGGTGGCCTACGTGCCGGCCGAGGACATCGCCGACATCGAGGGCTTCGACGAGAACGTCGCCGAGGAACTGCAGAACCGCGCCCGCAACTTCCTGGCCGAGCAGGACGAGCGCTACGACCAGATGCGCAAGGACATGGGCGTTTCCGACGAGATGGCCGCCATCGAGGGCCTGGCGCCCTCCATGCTGGTCAAGCTGGGCGACAAGGGCATCAAGACCCTGGACGACCTGGGCGATCTGGCCGGCGACGAGCTGCTGGACATCCTGGGCAAGGATGCCATGAGCGAGGACGAGGCCAATGCCGTGATCATGGCGGCCCGCGCTCATTGGTTCGAGGACGGCAAGTAA
- the leuB gene encoding 3-isopropylmalate dehydrogenase, producing MAAKKLLILPGDGIGVEVMAQVRRIIDWMARKRKVEFEITEGLIGGSSYDVHGTPLSDETLADAMAADAVLLGAVGGPKWDDLPFDVKPERGLLKIRKEMGLFANLRPATVLEALADASTLKNEVVSGLDIMILRELTGGLYFGQPRGIETLPDGTRKGYNTLVYTTPEIQRIGRVAFDLARKRNKKVCSVDKANVLECTVLWREEMIKLQKEEFPDVELSHMYVDNAAMQLVRNPKQFDVMVTENMFGDILSDCAAMLTGSLGMLPSASLGEADAQGRRKALYEPVHGSAPDIAGKDMANPLATIMSFAMCLRYSFDMAAEADLIETAVKNVLKGGLRTADIMQPGKAKVSTTVMGEAVVRELDKLNA from the coding sequence ATGGCCGCCAAGAAGCTTTTGATCCTTCCCGGTGACGGCATCGGCGTCGAAGTCATGGCGCAGGTCCGCCGGATCATCGACTGGATGGCCCGCAAGCGGAAGGTCGAGTTCGAGATCACCGAGGGCCTGATCGGCGGCTCCTCCTACGACGTGCACGGCACGCCGCTCTCGGACGAGACCCTGGCCGACGCCATGGCCGCCGACGCCGTGCTGCTGGGCGCCGTGGGCGGGCCGAAGTGGGACGACCTGCCCTTCGACGTCAAGCCCGAGCGCGGCCTCCTGAAGATCCGCAAGGAAATGGGCCTGTTCGCCAACCTGCGTCCCGCCACCGTGCTGGAAGCCCTGGCCGACGCCTCGACCTTGAAGAACGAAGTGGTCTCGGGCCTGGACATCATGATCCTGCGCGAGCTCACCGGCGGCCTGTATTTCGGCCAGCCGCGCGGTATCGAGACGCTGCCCGACGGCACCCGCAAGGGCTACAACACCCTGGTCTACACCACGCCCGAGATCCAGCGCATCGGCCGCGTCGCCTTCGACCTGGCGCGTAAGCGCAACAAGAAGGTCTGCTCGGTGGACAAGGCCAACGTGCTGGAATGCACCGTGCTGTGGCGCGAAGAGATGATCAAGCTGCAGAAGGAAGAGTTCCCCGACGTGGAGCTCTCCCACATGTACGTGGACAACGCCGCCATGCAGCTGGTCCGCAATCCCAAGCAGTTCGACGTCATGGTCACCGAGAACATGTTCGGCGACATCCTGTCCGACTGCGCCGCCATGCTGACCGGCTCGCTGGGCATGCTGCCCTCGGCCAGCCTCGGCGAAGCCGACGCCCAGGGGCGCCGCAAGGCCCTCTACGAGCCCGTCCACGGCTCGGCCCCCGACATCGCCGGCAAGGACATGGCTAACCCGCTGGCCACCATCATGTCGTTCGCCATGTGCCTGCGCTACTCGTTCGACATGGCCGCCGAGGCCGACCTGATCGAGACCGCCGTCAAGAACGTGCTGAAGGGCGGCCTGCGCACCGCCGACATCATGCAGCCCGGCAAGGCCAAGGTCTCCACCACCGTCATGGGTGAAGCCGTGGTCCGCGAGCTGGACAAGCTGAACGCCTGA
- a CDS encoding DUF1289 domain-containing protein: protein MPAPPLRVFDSPCKSVCRIDNRFGWCIGCKRTRAEIKAWSTASESEKRDILARLPGRSAAESGLLARGGSQ from the coding sequence TTGCCCGCACCGCCCTTGCGCGTCTTCGACTCGCCCTGCAAATCCGTCTGCCGCATCGACAACCGTTTCGGCTGGTGCATCGGCTGCAAGCGAACCCGTGCCGAGATCAAGGCCTGGTCCACCGCCAGCGAGTCCGAGAAGCGCGACATTCTCGCCCGCCTTCCGGGGCGCTCGGCCGCCGAGTCCGGATTGCTGGCCCGGGGCGGTTCCCAGTGA
- the leuD gene encoding 3-isopropylmalate dehydratase small subunit, whose product MEKFTVLTGVAAPLPMINVDTDMIIPKQFLKTIKRTGLGKNLFDEMRYTPDGKEIADFVLNKAAYRSAKILVAGANFGCGSSREHAPWAIADFGIRCVIAPSFADIFFNNCFKNGILPIKLPQEQVDKLLDDASRGSNAIVTVDLAKQVITGPDGGSISFEVDPFRKHCLLNGLDDIGLTLQREDKIAAFEQARKASSPWL is encoded by the coding sequence ATGGAAAAGTTCACCGTTCTCACCGGCGTCGCGGCGCCGCTGCCCATGATCAACGTCGACACCGACATGATCATCCCCAAGCAGTTCCTGAAGACCATCAAGCGCACGGGTCTGGGCAAGAACCTGTTCGACGAGATGCGCTATACCCCCGATGGCAAGGAAATCGCCGACTTCGTGCTGAACAAGGCCGCCTACCGCTCGGCCAAGATCCTGGTGGCCGGCGCCAATTTCGGCTGCGGCTCATCGCGTGAGCATGCGCCCTGGGCCATCGCCGATTTCGGCATCCGCTGCGTCATCGCCCCCAGCTTCGCCGACATCTTCTTCAACAACTGCTTCAAGAACGGCATCCTGCCCATCAAGCTGCCGCAGGAACAGGTGGACAAGCTGCTGGACGACGCCAGCCGCGGCTCCAACGCCATCGTCACCGTCGATCTTGCCAAGCAGGTGATTACCGGTCCCGACGGCGGCTCCATCAGCTTCGAGGTCGACCCCTTCCGCAAGCATTGCCTGCTGAACGGCCTGGACGACATCGGTTTGACGCTGCAGCGCGAAGATAAGATCGCGGCGTTTGAACAAGCCCGCAAGGCGTCCTCGCCCTGGCTGTAG
- the leuC gene encoding 3-isopropylmalate dehydratase large subunit, with the protein MAKPRTLFDKIWDAHLVDVQDDGTCLIYIDRHMVHEVTSPQAFEGLEMSGRKVRHPELTLAVADHNVPTTDRSKGIENEESRIQVETLEANAKKFGVEYFAMDDIRQGVVHIVGPEQGFTLPGTTIVCGDSHTATHGAFGSLAFGIGTSEVEHVLATQTLVQKPAKNMRITVNGKPGPGVTAKDIVLAIIGKIGTAGGTGYVVEFAGEAIRDLSMEGRMTVCNMTIEAGARAGLVAPDEKTFAYIAGKPRAPKGAAFEAAVSYWKTLFTDEGATFDAEVVLDASTLVPQITWGTSPEDVIPITGTVPNPADIKDEAKKKAVERSLDYMGLQPGMKATDIAIDVVFIGSCTNGRIEDFRAAAEVFKGRKVAKGVQVLVVPGSGLVKEQAEAEGLDKVFIEAGAEWREPGCSMCLAMNADQLKPGQRSASTSNRNFEGRQGRGGRTHLVSPAMAAAAAITGKLTDVRSL; encoded by the coding sequence ATGGCCAAGCCCCGCACGTTGTTCGACAAGATCTGGGACGCCCATCTGGTGGACGTCCAAGATGACGGCACCTGCCTGATCTACATCGACCGCCACATGGTCCACGAGGTCACCAGCCCGCAGGCTTTCGAGGGTCTGGAGATGTCGGGCCGCAAGGTGCGCCACCCCGAGCTGACGCTGGCCGTCGCCGACCACAACGTGCCGACCACCGACCGCTCCAAGGGCATCGAGAACGAAGAGAGCCGGATTCAGGTCGAGACCCTGGAAGCCAACGCGAAGAAGTTCGGCGTCGAGTACTTCGCCATGGACGACATCCGCCAGGGCGTCGTCCACATCGTCGGGCCCGAGCAGGGCTTCACCCTGCCCGGCACCACCATCGTCTGCGGCGATTCCCACACCGCCACCCACGGCGCCTTCGGTTCGCTGGCCTTCGGCATCGGCACCTCCGAGGTGGAGCACGTGCTGGCCACCCAGACCCTGGTGCAGAAGCCGGCCAAGAACATGCGCATCACGGTCAACGGCAAGCCCGGCCCGGGTGTGACCGCCAAGGACATCGTGCTGGCCATCATCGGCAAGATCGGCACCGCCGGCGGCACCGGCTACGTGGTGGAGTTCGCGGGCGAAGCCATCCGCGACCTGTCCATGGAAGGCCGCATGACCGTCTGCAACATGACCATCGAGGCGGGTGCGCGCGCCGGCCTGGTGGCGCCCGACGAGAAGACCTTCGCCTACATCGCCGGCAAGCCGCGGGCGCCGAAGGGCGCCGCCTTCGAGGCCGCCGTCAGCTACTGGAAGACCCTGTTCACCGACGAGGGCGCCACGTTCGACGCCGAGGTGGTGCTGGACGCCTCGACCCTGGTGCCGCAGATCACCTGGGGCACGTCCCCTGAGGACGTCATTCCGATCACCGGCACCGTGCCGAACCCGGCCGACATCAAGGACGAGGCCAAGAAGAAGGCCGTCGAGCGCTCGCTGGACTACATGGGCCTCCAGCCCGGCATGAAGGCCACCGACATCGCCATCGACGTGGTGTTCATCGGGTCTTGCACCAACGGCCGCATCGAGGATTTCCGCGCCGCCGCTGAAGTTTTCAAGGGCCGCAAGGTCGCCAAGGGCGTGCAGGTCCTGGTGGTTCCCGGCTCCGGCCTGGTCAAGGAGCAGGCCGAGGCCGAAGGCCTGGACAAGGTCTTCATCGAGGCGGGCGCCGAGTGGCGCGAGCCCGGCTGTTCCATGTGCCTGGCCATGAACGCCGACCAGTTGAAGCCGGGCCAGCGCTCGGCCTCGACCTCGAACCGCAATTTCGAGGGCCGTCAGGGCCGCGGCGGGCGCACCCATCTGGTCAGCCCCGCCATGGCCGCCGCCGCCGCCATCACCGGCAAGCTGACGGATGTGCGGAGCCTGTAA
- a CDS encoding endonuclease domain-containing protein, whose amino-acid sequence MANARARWLRANQTDAERALWRRLRELKAEGFHFRRQAPIGSFIADFACHSARLVIEVDGGQHAEGVQADYDERRTAWLEVQGYRVLRVWNSDVLGNIDGVMRVVRDALKL is encoded by the coding sequence ATGGCGAATGCGCGGGCACGGTGGCTGCGAGCCAACCAGACCGATGCCGAGCGTGCTCTTTGGAGACGTTTGAGAGAGTTGAAGGCCGAGGGATTCCATTTCCGGCGTCAGGCGCCGATCGGATCCTTCATCGCGGATTTCGCCTGCCATTCGGCGCGGCTGGTCATCGAGGTGGATGGCGGCCAGCACGCGGAAGGAGTTCAGGCGGACTACGACGAGCGGCGGACGGCTTGGCTTGAGGTCCAGGGCTACCGGGTTCTGCGAGTTTGGAATTCGGATGTCTTGGGTAATATTGACGGTGTCATGCGGGTAGTGCGAGATGCGCTGAAGCTGTAA